One genomic segment of Protaetiibacter intestinalis includes these proteins:
- a CDS encoding dihydroxyacetone kinase family protein, protein MTRLFNDPTAFADELIDGFVAAHPGHVRPVRGGVVRATRCTSDTVALVIGGGSGHYPAFGGLVGPGIAHGAAMGNLFASPSTQQIVSVARAASNGGGILLSYGNYAGDVLNFDAAEAQLNAEGIPTRTVRVTDDIASAPASEKHRRRGIAGDLTVFKVAGAAAEAGYVLDEVVRVAELANERTRSFGVAFTGCTLPGASEPLFTVPEGRMALGLGIHGEPGIGETDIPSADGLAQLFVEELLAELPEGVASPKGRRVALVLNGLGSVKYEELYVVYGCIARRLQEAGVTIVEPEVGEFCTSFDMAGVSLTLFWLDTELELFWRAGADTPGFRKGLVSPRPRVSAESGVQKKPSSEAVMVPASEESRAAAPRIVAAVDAIAAVIDAHVEELGRIDAVAGDGDHGIGMQRGATAARAAAHAAVEAGAGAGSVLLRAADAWSDRAGGTSGALWGVMLRALGTRIGDEDAPDAHAIAEGAADALAGIRSYGKAEVGDKTMVDAIVPFVETLVARVIDGEQLGDAWDAAAAAATAAAAATADLLPRVGRARPHAEKSLGTPDAGAHSFGLIATAVAATLTRKDFAR, encoded by the coding sequence ATGACACGCCTGTTCAACGACCCGACCGCGTTCGCGGACGAGCTGATCGACGGCTTCGTCGCCGCGCACCCGGGACACGTGCGCCCGGTGCGCGGGGGTGTGGTGCGCGCCACCCGCTGCACCAGCGACACCGTCGCGCTCGTGATCGGCGGCGGCTCCGGGCACTACCCGGCGTTCGGCGGGCTCGTCGGCCCCGGGATCGCCCACGGGGCCGCGATGGGGAACCTGTTCGCCTCGCCGTCGACGCAGCAGATCGTCTCGGTGGCGCGGGCCGCCTCGAACGGCGGCGGCATCCTCCTCTCCTACGGGAACTACGCGGGCGACGTGCTCAACTTCGACGCGGCCGAGGCGCAGCTGAACGCGGAGGGCATCCCGACGCGCACGGTGCGGGTGACCGACGACATCGCCTCGGCCCCCGCATCCGAGAAGCACCGGCGTCGCGGCATCGCGGGCGACCTGACCGTCTTCAAGGTCGCGGGCGCGGCCGCCGAGGCCGGCTACGTGCTCGACGAGGTGGTGCGGGTGGCGGAGCTCGCCAACGAGCGCACCCGCAGCTTCGGGGTGGCGTTCACCGGCTGCACGCTGCCGGGGGCGTCCGAGCCGCTCTTCACGGTGCCGGAGGGGCGCATGGCGCTCGGGCTCGGCATCCACGGCGAACCCGGGATCGGCGAGACCGACATCCCGAGCGCCGACGGCCTCGCGCAGCTCTTCGTGGAGGAGCTGCTCGCCGAACTGCCCGAGGGGGTGGCCTCGCCGAAGGGCCGGCGGGTCGCGCTCGTGCTGAACGGCCTGGGGTCGGTCAAGTACGAGGAGCTCTACGTCGTCTACGGCTGCATCGCCCGGCGCCTCCAGGAGGCCGGCGTCACGATCGTCGAGCCCGAGGTGGGCGAGTTCTGCACCTCGTTCGACATGGCCGGCGTCTCGCTCACCCTGTTCTGGCTCGACACCGAACTCGAACTGTTCTGGCGTGCCGGAGCCGACACCCCCGGCTTCCGCAAGGGGCTCGTCTCGCCGCGCCCGCGCGTGAGCGCCGAGAGCGGTGTGCAGAAGAAGCCCTCCTCGGAGGCCGTGATGGTGCCGGCCTCCGAGGAGTCCCGCGCCGCGGCCCCGCGCATCGTCGCCGCCGTCGACGCGATCGCCGCGGTGATCGACGCGCACGTCGAGGAGCTCGGGCGCATCGACGCCGTCGCCGGCGACGGCGACCACGGCATCGGCATGCAGCGCGGCGCGACCGCGGCCCGTGCGGCCGCGCACGCCGCCGTCGAGGCCGGTGCCGGCGCCGGGAGCGTGCTGCTGCGCGCCGCGGACGCCTGGTCCGACCGGGCAGGCGGAACCTCCGGCGCGCTCTGGGGGGTCATGCTGCGCGCACTCGGAACGCGCATCGGCGACGAGGACGCGCCGGACGCCCACGCGATCGCCGAGGGCGCCGCCGACGCGCTCGCCGGCATCCGCAGCTACGGCAAGGCCGAGGTGGGCGACAAGACCATGGTCGACGCGATCGTGCCCTTCGTGGAGACGCTCGTCGCCCGGGTGATCGACGGCGAGCAGTTGGGGGACGCCTGGGACGCCGCCGCGGCCGCCGCGACCGCCGCCGCCGCCGCGACCGCCGACCTGCTGCCGCGGGTGGGGCGCGCCCGCCCCCACGCGGAGAAGAGCCTCGGCACCCCCGACGCGGGCGCCCACTCCTTCGGCCTCATCGCGACCGCGGTGGCCGCCACCCTCACCCGAAAGGACTTCGCCCGATGA
- a CDS encoding MFS transporter, whose amino-acid sequence MDTTSTASPIEKSAIRKVAVRLVPFVALMFFINYLDRTAIGFAAPNGMNDDLALSAAQFGFASGVFFIGYILLEVPSNLALHRFGARKWLARIMVSWGIVALLFTWVGNFEQLAILRFVLGVAEAGFFPGAILFLSLWVPAKHRSKILALFYLAQPLTTVIGAPLAGLLIQQHGVFFGLEGWRFMFMGVAIPAIIIGVVAWFYLKDKPADAKWLTQEEQEWLTAALARESAATQKVNPTEHNWKAAFRSGRVWTLSFIYFGFIYGLYALAFFLPTIIEGFQGQFGVTFDVFQKGLITAIPYIPAAIALYLWSRDATRRGLKTWHIVIPAIAGAVAIPLALFAGSPAATIALVAVTAMAIFSALPNFWTLPTRFLTGAAAAAGVALINTIGNLAGFSAPYITGAVKDWTGGYQIPMFIVGGFMLLSAVLMILLARRGAVPAAAVADADALAVGETAGK is encoded by the coding sequence ATCGAGAAGTCGGCGATCAGAAAGGTCGCCGTGCGGCTCGTGCCGTTCGTCGCCCTGATGTTCTTCATCAACTACCTCGACCGCACCGCGATCGGATTCGCCGCCCCGAACGGCATGAACGACGACCTCGCCCTCTCGGCGGCCCAGTTCGGCTTCGCCTCGGGCGTCTTCTTCATCGGCTACATCCTGCTCGAGGTGCCCTCGAACCTCGCCCTGCACCGCTTCGGCGCCCGCAAGTGGCTCGCCCGCATCATGGTCAGCTGGGGCATCGTCGCTCTGCTGTTCACCTGGGTCGGCAACTTCGAGCAGCTCGCCATCCTGCGCTTCGTGCTCGGCGTCGCCGAGGCCGGCTTCTTCCCCGGCGCGATCCTCTTCCTCTCGCTGTGGGTGCCCGCCAAGCACCGCAGCAAGATCCTCGCCCTCTTCTACCTGGCCCAGCCGCTCACCACCGTCATCGGCGCGCCGCTCGCCGGCCTCCTCATCCAGCAGCACGGCGTCTTCTTCGGGCTCGAGGGCTGGCGCTTCATGTTCATGGGCGTGGCGATCCCCGCGATCATCATCGGTGTCGTCGCCTGGTTCTACCTCAAGGACAAGCCCGCCGACGCCAAGTGGCTCACCCAGGAAGAGCAGGAGTGGCTCACCGCGGCACTCGCCCGCGAGTCCGCCGCCACCCAGAAGGTCAACCCCACCGAGCACAACTGGAAGGCCGCCTTCCGTTCGGGCCGCGTCTGGACGCTCTCCTTCATCTACTTCGGCTTCATCTACGGCCTCTACGCGCTCGCCTTCTTCCTGCCGACGATCATCGAAGGCTTCCAGGGCCAGTTCGGGGTGACCTTCGACGTCTTCCAGAAGGGCCTCATCACGGCGATCCCGTACATCCCGGCCGCCATCGCCCTGTACCTGTGGTCGCGTGACGCCACGCGTCGCGGACTCAAGACCTGGCACATCGTGATCCCCGCGATCGCCGGTGCCGTCGCGATCCCGCTCGCCCTGTTCGCCGGCAGCCCCGCCGCCACGATCGCGCTCGTCGCGGTGACCGCGATGGCGATCTTCTCGGCCCTGCCGAACTTCTGGACGCTGCCCACCCGCTTCCTGACGGGGGCGGCCGCCGCCGCGGGCGTCGCGCTCATCAACACGATCGGCAACCTCGCCGGCTTCAGCGCCCCCTACATCACGGGTGCCGTGAAGGACTGGACGGGCGGATACCAGATCCCGATGTTCATCGTGGGCGGCTTCATGCTGCTCTCCGCGGTGCTCATGATCCTGCTCGCCCGCCGCGGCGCCGTGCCGGCCGCCGCGGTCGCCGACGCGGATGCGCTCGCCGTCGGGGAGACGGCGGGCAAGTAG